One genomic region from Clostridium saccharobutylicum DSM 13864 encodes:
- a CDS encoding putative RNA methyltransferase produces MTNALNDTLLLCPVCKEKLIKDVSNKIYKCINNHTYDIAKEGYVNLLISNQKRSKNPGDSKDMVLARIDFLSRGYYKPLCDKINEIIYEHLKDYDNGKYNILDLGCGEGYYLTSLKDYIDNKDVQANYYGMDVSKDAVKYAGKANKTCIWFVGNNFHIPAGDKSIDCILSVFSPIDIDECNRVLKDNGIFVRVLPRTDHLIQLRNIIYSEVHLNDKVYKASVDENEYIKESNVTFDIMLNKEEIVSLLKMTPHYWKTTQENKEKLDAYDSLTITIDMRIGVFKKK; encoded by the coding sequence ATGACTAATGCTTTAAATGATACATTGTTACTTTGTCCTGTTTGTAAAGAAAAGTTGATTAAAGATGTTTCGAATAAAATTTACAAATGCATAAATAACCATACATATGATATAGCTAAAGAAGGTTATGTAAATTTATTAATTAGTAATCAGAAAAGAAGCAAAAATCCAGGTGATTCCAAGGACATGGTTTTAGCAAGAATAGACTTTTTATCTAGGGGGTACTATAAACCATTATGTGATAAAATCAATGAAATTATTTATGAACACTTGAAAGATTATGATAATGGTAAATATAATATTCTTGATTTAGGATGTGGAGAAGGCTATTATTTAACAAGCTTGAAAGATTACATAGATAATAAAGATGTTCAAGCTAATTATTATGGAATGGATGTTTCAAAAGATGCAGTAAAGTATGCAGGGAAAGCAAATAAGACTTGTATTTGGTTTGTTGGTAACAATTTTCATATTCCAGCAGGTGATAAATCTATAGATTGTATACTTTCAGTTTTTAGTCCTATAGACATCGATGAATGTAATAGAGTTTTAAAGGATAATGGGATATTTGTAAGAGTTCTTCCTAGAACTGATCATTTAATACAACTTAGAAATATTATTTATTCAGAGGTACATTTGAATGACAAAGTATATAAAGCTAGTGTTGATGAGAATGAGTACATAAAAGAATCTAATGTTACATTTGATATTATGTTAAATAAAGAAGAGATAGTTAGTTTGTTAAAAATGACACCACATTATTGGAAAACAACTCAAGAGAATAAAGAAAAGTTAGACGCGTATGATTCGTTAACAATTACAATAGATATGCGTATAGGTGTATTTAAAAAGAAATAA